The genome window GCAGATATATATGTAATAAATCACTGAGTCATACTTTTTGGCTGCAGTTAACAAGAAGTATGAGAAGCTGATTGtataaaggtttttttttaacagcaagaaaaagcaaaaaaagaagaaaccaaAATGAGGCACTTGGAGCTGCATTATTTTTGGCTTCTACATTCCATGTGCCTCTGCAACAAAAATATAGGCTGACTTCCAGTGAACTCATCTCTTGTACCACACAAGTTTTTTCTAACTTTAATATACTTCAAAGGGCAATTCAGATTTGGTTCGTTCTTTgcttatttcatgttttcaagcCTTTCTATATTCAATATATAGAGAGCTAAAAacttttaaaactgatattggGATatcagagacaaaaaacagctgtgttgcagaaatgataaaaaaaaaataatgtgtgcACTCTGGTCAGGGATATTGCAATAGTTTCCAGTAACATTTTGTTCTGAATGTGTCAACAAATCGTCAAAAGCAAACCAATCCATGTTGCATATAAGATAACAGATGAATAtactttgtgtgcatgtttgtgtctaaGTGAAAGACCATGACATAGCTTCATTTGAGTTTAACCAAAATGTgataataatatcaataaaaagTGAAGTTAAGCCACAGAgaagagcagacaaacaactTCCAAGTCGGCAGTCACAAATTATAAACCACAGCATGACAACTGGAAAACAGGGAATTCAAAGGCAATTACTATGTAAGTGGGTAGTAGTATGTTTTTGCCTAGATCTCCACTAAATCACTCATCCTGTGGCATAATAGATCTTGTGTCAGGTGCAGCCAAATGGAAATAATTTAGAGACTGCTAAATGACTGCTTAATGCTAAATTGAAATACAGATAATCTGATAAAGATACGgtgtattttgtcatttcagcgCAGATAAGGATTAAACGTGCATTTGAAGACAAAGTGAATAAAAGCCATTAAATGAATTTGCAAGACATTACTTGTTATCAAGGTATTTAGTATGAAGCAGTCAATTTCAATCTCAAATTCCACTGTGCAATTATTCACTCCTGATGGAAGGCAACATCCGGCACATGTAAACACTGGATTCAAACTCAGTTCAGAAAAAGCAGGATTAGGGATTACCCACGAGTCATTTTACTTAGCCTTGGGTTGGGACAGCAAGTGATAACAAATCTGTTCAAGATGAGGATAGCCTGGGAGGCCATCCACATCAGAGTCAAAATGTTAACAATATGTgcgagtgcatgtgtgtgcgaaaatgtgtttcatctttCCGCAGTAGACCAAACAACTGTAGCTGTTACATGTAATATTATGGGAATAGCACTTCTATGCCATAAGAGCACGCCAAAAGATGCTTTACTTCTTAACaaccattaaaacacacacagctatacACTTGAGAAATAAACATAAACTGCATCTGCAGTTGCCACTAACATATGGTTTATTAGGAAATAGTAGGTTAACTTGAGTCTGAATGTATACAGGTTGTACAACTTAAGATGCAGCTCGAACAGGGTTCATTTGAACTTTGGGACCTTCAGTAAGTCATGTCACGATAAATCAAGTCAAACGGGGTAATAGAAAAGCAGGTATATGAGGACACAATCAAAGGGCAACAATATTAAGTCAAATATTAAGTTCAAGAGTGGAACATAAACAACATTCCAAGATTGGGAGACTGCCATCTGTTTGTGATCAAACACTAAAATGCAGCATGCGCAATGTCTGTCTGAAGAGCCTTAATAGagttcttccttttttttctctgcctgtcaAATGAAAGCATTTCTGCAATATGTTACAATGGACAAGGTTGATATATTATCTAAAACTGTATCTGGACTTTGCAATCTTAGTTTGACTGTTACATTAAGTTAATGTCTTATAATTCACCCTGTAACAGTAGCATCATACCGAAGCTCAAATCTCAAAGAACTAAGAAAACAGTCCATGGGTAACAGCTTTCTCTATAATGTGACAacattttacatcatttattGAGCCAAGCAGATCTGTATGACTGCTGCACTAATAATCAGTGATCTGAGTATTTTTTGGATTAAATGGTAACATAAAATGCATTCTTGCTTCAGAGTAATAAATCAGCTCCTTCAGGTTCAAGGGAGGTTAAATTCAGAAATACATAGATCTGAATTTCTACGTTAAAAGTTGAATTCATTTTAATCTTCAAAATGGCACACTGCTGTGTTCTTACCTTTTTACGAAAGCACATTCATTGAGTTTCAATGCAAAGACTCATTCTACtttcttcaaaaacacatttcaattaataattaaaataatgtctGCTGCAGGTATATCCCCTAGAAATATTGTAACTGCTATTTGCTCTTAAGacacacaataaaataataaaaaaaaataccacaaaccAAAATAGTTAAGCGTGAGTGTTTTTACTCTCCCACATATTTGAAGGGCAGGCCTAAAATGTTGCGTGCAAAGCACATGCGAGGAGGTAGTTTTCTCAATCCCAGGAGAGAGAGGCCTAATATGTCTCCCATATGTGCTATGGCATAGGTTGTGGTTTGTGTAATGGCCACCCAGGCCAGTTAACAAGGCTTGAATAAAGCCAGAGAAACCACAGACTGATTAACCACAGGAACTTCCATCCCGTTTGTTAATGAAGATAAATGTCGAGAGCAGTGTGGAGTTGGAGTGAAGGCTGAATGTCGATAGCGTCTTATCTGTCCTGTaatgtgtctcatttttctAACTGTGTGAATGTCTGGCAGGTATCCTGGAGATCAGGACAGTGTCTGAGGGCGGCATATTGGCTATCAAAGGTGTGAAGAGTCAGTATTATATCTCTATGAACAAGGCTGGACAGCTGCAAGGCAAGGTAATATTTTTCTCAGTGATAAACATCATACACCATTTTCAGCTAATCCACAGTCGAGCGCAATTTGAACAATTATTGCTAAACTTCCATTTGAACAATCAAGACCAAGAACTGACGACAAATGCTGGCAACAGCAGATTGCATTGTACTAATTCAGCAATGTTTGTCTTATCCTTTACAGAGGATCTACAGTGAAAACTGCAACTTCAAGGAGGTTTTCCTAGAAAACTACTTCAATGCTTACTCCTCTGCAAAGTGGActaaaaatggcaaacaaatGTTCATAGCCCTGTCTCAGAAGGGAAGGCCAATGCGAGGGAAGAAGACCAGGAGGGAGCATATAGCATCTCACTTCATCCCTATGAAGTGCagggaggacgagaggagggTGGACTGAAAAAGGACTAATGAGTCGCCAATCGTGCATGACTTCAATCACATATTATATATGTTAACAGACACATATAAACTCATTACCAACATCACGCTCCACTCTCCTCCATTTGTAGATTTGTTATGTTATGTTTCATAGTATGTTGTCATTTACATAAGATAAAGCAACAGGTATCAGATGGGCACATTAAACTATCCCACACATCCTCAAATGCTGAAACAAGAAAATACGGAAATATTTGAAATAACTTCAACTGGTACACAAACTGTAAAACCACAAAAGTCTATGcagtgttattgttattttggGTTAAATATTATATTTCCTTACaaaacagttcagtgttttcttacaaaacagtaaaatgtattACGCACAGTCAGGACTATATCCTTTTCCAAAGATGATCGACGCCCGGCCAGATGAGGAGACCTGTGTGATCAACAGAAAGGTCCAGAATAGAGATTTGGCTTGACCAAGAAGTGCTGAAGCAAGC of Chaetodon auriga isolate fChaAug3 chromosome 1, fChaAug3.hap1, whole genome shotgun sequence contains these proteins:
- the fgf7 gene encoding fibroblast growth factor 7 — encoded protein: MRKWMLTWNLQNLFSGLYLHAIFLFGSVCVVYSDCTPEQLAAIMNCSRHERHTRNYDYMEGGDVRIRQLFSRTQWFLTIDDNGNINGTQDPTNCHSILEIRTVSEGGILAIKGVKSQYYISMNKAGQLQGKRIYSENCNFKEVFLENYFNAYSSAKWTKNGKQMFIALSQKGRPMRGKKTRREHIASHFIPMKCREDERRVD